A single Lolium perenne isolate Kyuss_39 chromosome 6, Kyuss_2.0, whole genome shotgun sequence DNA region contains:
- the LOC139832677 gene encoding uncharacterized protein → MVGIAEEPPRHWFSCNFRKEKLEFEVVDWESQYHAILGRPAFAKFMAVPHYGYLKLKMPDNNGTAITVHGSFSRSGNCDRDFQKIASKFGVREELNAIDAVTDHAQPPADNRNIKSDEFHVAKEAKKHQVHPSNPKKTVITSADLTVA, encoded by the exons atggtgggcattgccgaggagccgcCTCGTCACTGGTTTTCATG CAACTTTAGGAAGGAGAagctcgagttcgaggtggtagaTTGGGAgtcacagtaccacgccatcctcggaaGGCCAGCATTCGCCAAATTCATGGCAGTTCCTCATTACGGATATttgaaactgaagatgccagacAATAATGGGACAGCAATAACTGTTCACGGGAGTTTTTCTCGTTCTGGTAACTGCGACAGAGATTTCCAGAAGATCGCTTCCAAGTTTGGAGTCAGAGAAGAGCTTAATGCAATAGATGCAGTTACCGATCATGCACAGCCACCTGCCGACAATCGGAATATAAAATCTGACGAGTTCCACGTGGCCAAAGAAGCAAAGAAGCATCAAGTGCATCCTTCCAACCCGAAGAAGACGGTCATCACGTCGGCAGACCTtactgtcgcatag